A single genomic interval of Cucumis sativus cultivar 9930 chromosome 5, Cucumber_9930_V3, whole genome shotgun sequence harbors:
- the LOC101210025 gene encoding receptor protein kinase TMK1 — protein sequence MRKPHFGFGVFLLLFPLFLHFLGFSVFAQPAAGGAGDGSVMNLLKNSVGAPSSLGWTGSDYCQWNHVKCDSQSRVVKIQIGNQNLKGSLPKELFSLSALVQLEVQSNQLGGPFPNLADSLQILLAHDNLFTSMPADFFAKKSALQTIDIDNNPFSAWQIPDNIRDASALQQLSANRVNITGIIPGIFDGATFPTLTNLHLAGNFLEGELPASLAGSSIQSLWLNGQQSSSKLNGSIAILQNMTNLQEVWLHMNQFSGPLPDFSNLQGLAKLSLRDNQLTGIVPSSLVNLKSLMVVNLTNNLLQGPTPAFDPNVQLDMKPQTNKFCLDSPGEPCDPRVNALLSVAESMGFPTAFAQGWAGNDPCQGFKGISCIGNPTNISVINLKNMGLAGSISPSFSLLTSVQKLFLSNNFLSGTIPNELATMPSLTELDVSNNRLHGKVPVFRKNVIVNTQGNPDIGKDNASPPVPGSPTGRSPSDGSGDSAGNDEKKSNAGVVVGAIIGVIVGLLVVGTVIFFLCKRKKRRGNRVQSPNTVVVHPSHSGDQNSVKITITEARSDGSAPETSRVPIAGPSDVHVVEAGNLVISIQVLRSVTNNFSPENILGKGGFGTVYKGELHDGTMIAVKRMESGVIGEKGLNEFKAEIAVLTKVRHRNLVALLGYCLDGNERLLVYEYMPQGTFSRFLFNWKEEGIRPLEWKRRLIVVLDVARGVEYLHSLAHQSFIHRDLKPSNILLGDDLRAKVADFGLVRLAPEGKASIETRLAGTFGYLAPEYAVTGRVTTKVDVYSFGVILMEMISGRKAIDESQPEESLHLVSWFRRMHINKDTFSKAIDPSIDIDEETLVSINTVADLAGHCCAREPYQRPDMGHAVNVLSSLVDVWKPTEPDSEENLGIDLELSLPQALRKWQAFEGNSNVDMSSSSSSFLASGDNTQTSIPNRPSGFANSFTSVDAR from the exons ATGAGGAAACCCCATTTCGGTTTTGGGGTTTTTCTCTTGCTTTTCCCCTTGTTTCTGCACTTTCTGGGGTTCTCTGTTTTTGCTCAGCCGGCCGCCGGTGGTGCTGGTGATGGGTCAGTCATGAATCTCTTGAAGAATAGTGTTGGAGCTCCGAGTTCTCTTGGATGGACTGGTTCGGATTACTGTCAATGGAACCATGTCAAATGTGATTCTCAGAGCCGAGTTGTTAAAATCCAAATTGGGAATCAAAACCTCAAAGGATCACTTCCGAAGGAGCTTTTCAGTCTCTCCGCGTTAGTGCAATTAGAGGTACAGAGCAACCAGTTGGGTGGGCCCTTCCCTAACCTCGCCGATTCTCTTCAGATACTTCTAGCGCATGATAATCTTTTTACTTCCATGCCTGCTGATTTCTTCGCCAAGAAGTCGGCTCTGCAAACCATAGATATCGACAACAATCCCTTCTCGGCGTGGCAGATTCCTGATAATATTCGAGATGCATCTGCGTTACAGCAATTATCGGCCAATCGTGTCAACATCACCGGTATAATCCCTGGAATTTTCGATGGCGCAACGTTTCCGACTCTTACGAACTTGCATTTGGCGGGTAATTTTCTTGAAGGGGAATTACCAGCAAGTCTTGCAGGTTCTTCGATTCAGTCGCTTTGGTTGAATGGACAACAGAGTAGTTCTAAGTTAAACGGTTCAATCGCCATATTGCAAAATATGACTAATCTGCAGGAGGTTTGGTTGCATATGAACCAGTTTTCAGGTCCTTTGCCGGATTTCTCCAATCTTCAGGGATTAGCGAAATTGAGTTTGAGGGATAATCAGCTTACGGGTATTGTTCCTTCATCCTTGGTAAATTTGAAATCTCTCATGGTTGTGAATTTGACCAATAATTTGCTTCAAGGACCAACTCCTGCTTTTGATCCTAATGTTCAGCTGGATATGAAACCACAAACGAACAAGTTTTGCTTGGATTCTCCGGGTGAACCATGTGATCCCCGAGTGAATGCTTTGTTATCAGTTGCAGAGTCCATGGGTTTTCCCACAGCCTTTGCACAAGGCTGGGCAGGGAACGATCCCTGTCAGGGTTTCAAGGGTATTTCATGTATTGGCAACCCTACAAACATAAGtgtaattaacttaaaaaatatgggTCTTGCAGGCTCTATTTCTCCTAGCTTTTCATTGCTTACATCCGTGCAAAAGTTGTTTCTCTCTAACAATTTTCTATCTGGCACAATACCGAATGAACTTGCGACTATGCCTAGTCTTACAGAATTAGATGTCTCCAATAACAGGCTTCATGGGAAAGTTCCAGTCTTCAGGAAGAATGTGATTGTCAACACCCAGGGGAACCCGGATATTGGGAAAGATAATGCCAGTCCTCCCGTACCTGGTTCTCCCACCGGGAGATCGCCCTCTGATGGATCAGGTGACTCAGCTGgtaatgatgaaaagaaaagtaatgcTGGAGTGGTTGTTGGCGCTATAATTGGTGTTATTGTTGGCCTTCTTGTTGTTGGGActgtgattttctttttgtgcaAGAGGAAGAAGCGACGTGGTAATAGAGTGCAGAGTCCAAATACTGTGGTGGTACATCCTAGCCATTCTGGAGACCAAAATTCGGTGAAGATTACGATTACAGAGGCTAGATCCGATGGAAGTGCGCCCGAAACCAGCAGAGTTCCTATTGCTGGACCTAGTGACGTGCATGTAGTAGAGGCAGGAAACCTTGTTATCTCGATTCAAGTTTTAAGGAGTGTAACTAATAATTTTAGCCCTGAAAATATATTGGGGAAAGGGGGTTTTGGAACTGTTTACAAGGGAGAATTGCACGATGGTACGATGATTGCTGTGAAGAGAATGGAGTCTGGAGTCATAGGTGAGAAGGGTTTGAATGAATTCAAGGCTGAGATTGCAGTTCTTACAAAGGTTCGCCATAGAAACTTGGTTGCGCTTCTTGGGTATTGCTTGGATGGAAATGAGCGGCTTCTCGTTTATGAATACATGCCCCAGGGGACGTTTAGTAGGTTTCTGTTTAACTGGAAAGAAGAAGGTATTAGACCCCTTGAATGGAAAAGAAGGTTGATTGTTGTCTTGGATGTGGCCAGAGGTGTTGAGTATTTGCATAGTTTAGCACATCAGAGCTTTATCCATCGTGATCTCAAACCATCAAACATTCTTCTCGGAGATGATTTACGGGCTAAAGTAGCTGACTTTGGGTTGGTTCGTCTTGCTCCTGAAGGGAAGGCATCGATTGAAACAAGACTAGCGGGAACATTTGGCTATCTTGCCCCTGAATATGCAG TAACTGGACGAGTTACAACCAAGGTCGATGTTTATAGCTTTGGGGTGATCCTCATGGAGATGATATCTGGTAGAAAAGCAATCGACGAGAGCCAGCCAGAAGAAAGTTTGCACCTTGTATCATGGTTCCGCAGAATGCACATTAACAAGGACACTTTCTCAAAGGCCATAGACCCTTCAATCGACATAGACGAGGAGACCCTTGTCAGCATCAACACAGTTGCAGACTTGGCTGGTCATTGCTGTGCAAGAGAGCCATACCAACGGCCCGACATGGGTCATGCAGTCAACGTGCTTTCGTCTCTAGTCGATGTCTGGAAGCCTACAGAACCAGACTCCGAAGAGAATTTGGGGATTGATCTTGAGCTTTCATTACCACAGGCCCTTAGGAAATGGCAGGCATTTGAAGGAAATAGCAATGTGGACATGTCCTCCTCTTCATCATCATTCCTTGCCAGTGGTGACAATACACAAACCAGCATACCGAACCGGCCATCTGGTTTCGCAAATTCATTTACCTCTGTTGACGCACGGTGA